GGTCAGAAAACTGCGCGCAGGCGCAAGGCGGCGTCCGGGGCTCAGGCCTCGGGCTTCTCCTCGGCACCCTCCGCCTCGACCTCGGTGGCCTCGGTGGCCTCGACGGTCTCGGCGGTCTCGTCCTCGTCGTCGAGCTCGATGAGCTCGCCGTTGCTGTCCTTGACCGTGGCGGCCTCGACGACGACCGCGAGGGCCTTGCCGCGGGCGACCTCACCGACGAGCATCGGCACCTGGCCGCCCTCGACGACGGCCTGGGCGAACTGGTCGGGGGACATGCCGGAGGACTGCGCGCGGCGCATGAGGTGCTCGGTGAGCTCCTCCTGGCTGACGTTCAGCTTCTCCTTGTTGACCAGCTCGTCCAGGATGAACTGGGTCTTGATGCCCTTCTCGGCCTGCTCCTTGGTCTCGGCGTCGAACTCTTCCTCGCTCTTGCCCTGGATCTCCAGGTACTTCGCGAGGTCGAGGCCCATCTGGCCGAGCTGGTGGTTCACCAGGTTGTGCTTGCGGGTCTCGATCTCGTCCGCGAGCAGCTTCTCCGGCATCGGCACCTCGACGAGCTTGAGCAGCTCGTCCAGGACCTTCTCCTGAGCCTGGGTGGCCTGGTCGTACTTCTTCATCTGCTCGAGGCGCTTGCGGCTGTCCGCCTGGAGCTCCTCGAAGGTGTCGAACTCACTGGCGAGCTGCGCGAAGTCGTCGTCCAGCTCGGGCAGTTCGCGGGACTTGACCTCGGTGACCTCGACCTTGACCTCGGCCTCCTTGCCCTCGGCGGAACCGCCCTTGAGCTCGGAGGTGAAGGTGGCGCTGCCGCCGGCCTCCACACCGGTGACGGCCTCGTCGATGCCGTCGAGGAGCTCGCCGGAGCCCACGGTGTAGGTGACGCCCTCGGCGACACCGTCCTCCAGGACCTCGCCGTCCACCTTGGCCTCGAGGTTCAGCGTCAGGACGTCGCCGTCCTGGGCCGCACGCTCGACCGGGCTGGTCGTCGCG
This Streptomyces decoyicus DNA region includes the following protein-coding sequences:
- the tig gene encoding trigger factor — encoded protein: MKSAVETLNPTRVRLTVEVPFEELKPSLDAAYKKINQQVTVKGFRQGKIPARVIDQRFGRGAVLEEAVNDALPKFYTEAVNEGELNVLGQPDVDITELKDGELLAFTAEVDIRPALEIPDYSGIEVEVDAVEVSDEDVTKSVEQLRERFATTSPVERAAQDGDVLTLNLEAKVDGEVLEDGVAEGVTYTVGSGELLDGIDEAVTGVEAGGSATFTSELKGGSAEGKEAEVKVEVTEVKSRELPELDDDFAQLASEFDTFEELQADSRKRLEQMKKYDQATQAQEKVLDELLKLVEVPMPEKLLADEIETRKHNLVNHQLGQMGLDLAKYLEIQGKSEEEFDAETKEQAEKGIKTQFILDELVNKEKLNVSQEELTEHLMRRAQSSGMSPDQFAQAVVEGGQVPMLVGEVARGKALAVVVEAATVKDSNGELIELDDEDETAETVEATEATEVEAEGAEEKPEA